Proteins co-encoded in one Arachis stenosperma cultivar V10309 chromosome 7, arast.V10309.gnm1.PFL2, whole genome shotgun sequence genomic window:
- the LOC130939562 gene encoding uncharacterized protein LOC130939562, with product MDKALKEHAYETIKRTFLYEEDDRGKRKKVIIQRLGKIWKEARNHLYHKCYDEQLSWEDNLKKKPSGINVQQWKWFVSYRLKESTKEKCRQNAVNRSKQLYTHTWGSKTTARLRDEEEKKQQRRIGRGEMFIMTHKKRNGSYMNDAARVAGEAIANIESQDGSSKEISLTDSLAQVLGKEHSGQQGDTLSPEIDAQLKSLGNVAQ from the exons ATGGACAAAGCTCTGAAGGAACATGCATATGAGACAATTAAG CGGACCTTTCTGTATGAGGAGGATGATCGTGGGAAAAGAAAAAAGGTCATAATTCAAAGGCTAGGAAAAATTTGGAAAGAAGCAAGAAATCACTTATATCATAAGTGTTATGACGAGCAACTGAGTTGGGAAGATAATTTAAAGAAGAAACCATCAGGAATAAATGTACAGCAGTGGAAATGGTTCGTTTCCTATCGTTTGAAGGAATCTACTAAG GAAAAGTGTAGACAAAATGCTGTAAATCGGTCGAAGCAACTTTATACACATACTTGGGGCTCTAAGACAACTGCCAGGCTAAGGGATGAAGAG GAGAAAAAACAGCAAAGGCGCATTGGTAGAGGAGAGATGTTTATTATGACTCATAAAAAAAGGAATGGCTCTTATATGAATGATGCTGCGCGTGTTGCTGGG GAAGCGATTGCGAATATCGAGAGCCAAGATGGTTCATCGAAGGAGATTTCACTTACTGATTCGCTTGCGCAAGTTCTTGGAAAGGAGCATTCAGGACAA CAAGGAGACACTTTGTCACCTGAAATTGATGCACAACTGAAGTCTTTGGGGAATGTAGCACAATAG